GGATAAGGCCTGGACAATCGACAGCTTCCTATATTGACCGGGTATTGACCAGAATCACTCTGGCAGGTGCGTTATTTGTGGTCTGTATTGCGATTTTCCCACAATATCCTATAAGCTGGGTTAACGCTCCGCCCATGCTTGCCACTATTTTTGGAGGAACCGCAATACTGATTGTAGTGGGTGTTGCTTTAGACACTATAGGACAGATAGAATCTCATCTGATTATGCGCCATTATGAAGGGTTTATGAAGAAGGGGAAGATAAAAGGAAGATATTTTAACATTAAGTAATCTATAATTGGGATTTTTTGGTTATGAAGTTGGTTCTTTTAGGTCCTCCTGGGAGTGGTAAGGGCACCCAGGCGAAAAGGCTTGCAGAAAAATATGGTATTCCTCATGTTTCCAGTGGAGACATCCTGAGAGCGAGCTTGAGAGAGGAAGGTTGTCTGGATAGAGAGACTCGAGAGATTGTCCGCTCGGGCAGGCTGGTTCCTGATAGGATTGCTGTGGGAATCGTAAAGAAAAGATTGGGAGAAGAGGATTGTGGGAAAGGATTCATTTTGGACGGTTTTCCCCGCACACTTCCCCAGGCAGAATCGTTAAACGGTTTTCTCCAAGAGAGTGATATAGCCATCGATCGCGTTCTTTACCTGGAGCTAAGTGAGGAGGAGGCAGTTAAACGATTGAGTGGCAGGAGGACTTGTCCTCGCTGTGGAGCCACTTTCCATTTGGTGTTTAATCCGCCACATACTCTCGGTTTATGTGACCAATGTGGGACGCAATTGTCCCAGCGTGAAGATGATAAGGAAGTGACGGTAAGAGAGAGGATGAAGACTTATGAGAAGCAGACATTCCCTCTTATTGAATATTATCAAAGGCAGGGTCTTCTGGTAAAAATTAATGCCAATAGGTCAATAAATGAAGTCTTTGAGGACTTATGTAAAGTGCTGGATGGTGGCAGTTGAAGACCCAGAAGTTCCGGTTAACTATGTATGATTATATTGAAATCTCCTGAAGAAATAAAGAAAATGAGAAGAAGTGGCCAAATTGCTGCCCAGCTCTCCCAGAAGTTAACAGAAAAGGTAAAGCCGGGA
This genomic stretch from bacterium harbors:
- a CDS encoding adenylate kinase, with amino-acid sequence MKLVLLGPPGSGKGTQAKRLAEKYGIPHVSSGDILRASLREEGCLDRETREIVRSGRLVPDRIAVGIVKKRLGEEDCGKGFILDGFPRTLPQAESLNGFLQESDIAIDRVLYLELSEEEAVKRLSGRRTCPRCGATFHLVFNPPHTLGLCDQCGTQLSQREDDKEVTVRERMKTYEKQTFPLIEYYQRQGLLVKINANRSINEVFEDLCKVLDGGS